ACGGCGTAGATCGCCGCCTTCGGATTCAGCTTAGCGGCAATCCGCGCCGCCTCGAGGACGATGAACGCGCCGATCCGGTCGTCGAACCCGCGTGCAGCGACGAGGTCGTTGCGCAGCTCGGTGAACGAGTAGTCGAGTACGGCAGGATCACCGATCTCTACAAGCTTTTCCGCCTCGGCCTTATCCTTCGCCCCGATGTCGATCCACAGATCCTCGAACTTGACGACCTTCTTCCGCTCCTCGTCCTTGAGCAGGTGGATCGGCTTGCGGCCGATCACCCCGAGGACGGTCCCGGCCTTGGTGTGAATCTGCGCCCGCTGTCCCGGGAGGACCTGAGGGTCCCATCCCCCGATCCCGGTGAACGATAGGTACCCGTTCTCGTCGATGTAGGTGACCATCAGACCGATCTCGTCGATGTGCCCGGCGAGCATCACCCGCGGGCTTCCGCCCTCGTTCACCACGGCGAAGCTGTTCCCGTGCATGTCAGCCCAGGTGCGGTCGGCGAACTTGCCCGCCTCCTCCCGCCACAATTGGGATGCCTTCTCCTCGAACCCGGACGGGCACGCCGTCTCCATGAACCTACGCAGAAACTCGACCCTATCTTTATCCATACTTCCTCCTCTCGTAAGGCTACGTCGGTAAGTTTACCCCACTATCGGGAAAACTCATCCTATCAGCACGTGAGGTGGAGCCCGCATGCGGCGCGCTCCCCGGCGGCAGC
This Candidatus Bipolaricaulota bacterium DNA region includes the following protein-coding sequences:
- a CDS encoding M42 family metallopeptidase, which produces MDKDRVEFLRRFMETACPSGFEEKASQLWREEAGKFADRTWADMHGNSFAVVNEGGSPRVMLAGHIDEIGLMVTYIDENGYLSFTGIGGWDPQVLPGQRAQIHTKAGTVLGVIGRKPIHLLKDEERKKVVKFEDLWIDIGAKDKAEAEKLVEIGDPAVLDYSFTELRNDLVAARGFDDRIGAFIVLEAARIAAKLNPKAAIYAVATVQEEVGLRGARTSAFGIDPKVGIAVDVGFATDTPGMGNEKKMVGDIKMGKGPMIARGPNINPKVFSLLVDTAKREHIPYQIEGAPRGTGTDANAIQLTRAGVATGLISVPNRYMHSPCEIVHLGDVNNIAKLIAHAVARIDDGMDFIP